Proteins co-encoded in one Gammaproteobacteria bacterium genomic window:
- the tpiA gene encoding triose-phosphate isomerase translates to MRQPLVAGNWKLNGSKENNKQLLEAIMGGSADVKNAEIAVCPPFVYLQQVADMLKGSNISYGSQNICEQESGAFTGEVAAAMLNDFGCKYAIIGHSERRSIYGESDALIAQKFVAAKKAAIIPILCVGELLEERESGQTEAVVGKQLDAVLDLAGIEAFSQTVIAYEPVWAIGTGKTASPEQAQDVHAFIRARLATKNADVAQAIQILYGGSVKADNAADLFAREDIDGGLIGGASLQAESFLAICKAAG, encoded by the coding sequence ATGCGTCAACCGCTCGTAGCCGGCAACTGGAAACTCAATGGCTCCAAAGAGAACAACAAACAGCTGCTTGAAGCCATTATGGGCGGATCTGCTGATGTCAAAAATGCAGAAATCGCTGTGTGTCCTCCTTTCGTGTATTTACAGCAGGTGGCTGACATGCTGAAGGGCAGCAATATCAGCTACGGCTCCCAAAATATTTGTGAGCAGGAATCCGGTGCTTTTACCGGTGAAGTGGCGGCTGCCATGCTGAATGATTTCGGTTGCAAATATGCCATTATTGGCCATTCTGAGCGCCGTTCGATATACGGTGAAAGTGATGCGCTCATTGCTCAAAAATTTGTCGCTGCTAAAAAAGCAGCCATAATACCAATATTATGTGTAGGAGAATTATTGGAGGAACGTGAATCGGGTCAAACTGAAGCGGTTGTTGGCAAACAGCTGGATGCAGTGTTGGACCTCGCCGGCATTGAGGCATTTAGTCAGACTGTTATAGCCTATGAACCGGTATGGGCCATCGGCACGGGTAAAACTGCATCGCCGGAGCAAGCACAGGATGTCCATGCGTTTATTCGAGCGCGCCTGGCGACAAAAAATGCCGATGTGGCTCAAGCGATACAGATTCTTTATGGTGGCAGTGTCAAAGCGGATAACGCGGCCGATCTGTTTGCACGTGAAGATATTGATGGCGGGCTGATCGGCGGGGCTTCCCTGCAAGCCGAGAGTTTCTTGGCGATTTGTAAGGCCGCCGGTTAA
- the glmM gene encoding phosphoglucosamine mutase, producing the protein MSQRKYFGTDGIRGCVGQGVITPEFVMKLGWAVGRVLASGSFNGRSRGKVVIGKDTRISGYMFESALEAGLSAAGIDILLLGPMPTPAIAYLTSTLRAQAGIVISASHNPYQDNGIKFFSADGMKLSDEVELAIEAELEKEMHCVDSAKLGKAERVEDAAGRYIEFCKSTIPPRMSLKGLRIVVDCANGATYHVAPSVFIELGADVITIGNKPNGLNINEQCGSTAPSLLQHTVLEQHADLGVGLDGDGDRVIMVDHTGELLDGDELLFIIAMSRSETNAKPEAVVGTVMSNLGLEHALKQHGIELERAKVGDRYVMEILQQNGCVLGGEGSGHIICLDRTTTGDGVVSALQVLVAMQNSGKSLNQLKSGMTKYPQVLVNVPVSGKVDLENQPIREAVSAVELQLKDRGRVLLRPSGTEPLVRVMVEGRDAVEVEQLAEQLAEKVKQALS; encoded by the coding sequence ATGAGTCAACGAAAGTATTTTGGCACTGACGGAATCCGCGGTTGTGTGGGTCAGGGGGTTATAACTCCCGAATTTGTGATGAAGCTGGGCTGGGCCGTAGGCCGGGTATTGGCCAGTGGCAGTTTCAACGGCAGAAGCCGAGGCAAGGTGGTCATCGGCAAAGATACACGAATTTCGGGCTATATGTTTGAGTCGGCGCTGGAAGCGGGGCTTTCAGCTGCCGGTATTGATATTCTTTTGTTGGGCCCCATGCCCACTCCTGCCATCGCCTATCTCACCAGTACCTTACGGGCACAGGCGGGCATTGTTATCAGTGCTTCCCACAATCCCTATCAAGATAATGGCATTAAGTTTTTCTCTGCCGATGGCATGAAGCTGTCCGATGAAGTGGAGCTGGCCATTGAAGCGGAGTTGGAAAAAGAGATGCATTGTGTCGATTCGGCCAAATTGGGTAAGGCGGAAAGGGTTGAGGATGCCGCAGGCCGCTATATCGAATTTTGTAAAAGTACCATCCCTCCTCGCATGAGTTTAAAAGGATTACGTATCGTTGTGGATTGTGCCAACGGTGCCACCTACCATGTTGCACCCAGTGTGTTTATCGAGCTAGGAGCAGATGTTATCACCATTGGTAACAAGCCTAACGGCCTGAATATCAATGAACAATGCGGTTCTACAGCGCCCTCCTTGTTACAACACACCGTTCTGGAGCAGCATGCAGACCTGGGTGTGGGTTTGGATGGAGATGGTGATAGGGTCATTATGGTTGATCATACCGGCGAACTGCTGGATGGGGACGAGCTACTGTTTATCATCGCTATGTCCAGGTCGGAGACCAACGCCAAACCCGAGGCGGTTGTGGGTACTGTCATGAGCAATCTGGGGCTGGAGCATGCGCTGAAGCAGCACGGTATTGAGTTGGAGCGAGCCAAGGTAGGGGATCGCTATGTCATGGAAATTTTACAGCAAAATGGCTGTGTGTTGGGTGGTGAAGGTTCGGGGCATATCATTTGTCTGGACCGCACCACTACGGGAGATGGCGTGGTTTCCGCACTGCAAGTGCTGGTAGCCATGCAAAATAGCGGTAAAAGCCTGAATCAGCTCAAGTCCGGTATGACCAAGTATCCCCAGGTCCTGGTAAATGTTCCCGTCAGTGGGAAAGTAGACTTGGAAAACCAGCCTATTAGAGAAGCCGTGTCGGCAGTGGAGTTGCAACTTAAGGATCGGGGGCGGGTTTTGCTCAGGCCTTCCGGTACTGAACCCTTAGTGCGGGTAATGGTGGAAGGTCGGGATGCTGTAGAAGTGGAGCAACTTGCGGAACAACTAGCGGAAAAGGTTAAACAAGCCCTTTCATGA